The following are from one region of the Pseudomonadota bacterium genome:
- a CDS encoding DinB family protein produces the protein MRVHDALIDLLGTSRRVISTYLSDLSNKDLMVRPIEGAHHAAWQIGHLIISEREMMEGVQAGSGLALPKGFEEMHGEDNGDLKMESCCSKVEYEELMSEQRSLTLALLADLSEHDLEQPAPYFMRSYASSVLSVFVAIGSHEMMHAGQIAVIRRKLNKPVLI, from the coding sequence ATGAGAGTTCATGATGCGCTAATAGATCTTCTTGGCACCTCGCGCAGGGTTATCTCGACCTATCTGAGCGATCTATCGAACAAAGATCTGATGGTTCGACCGATTGAGGGGGCGCATCATGCAGCGTGGCAGATAGGGCATCTGATAATCTCTGAACGCGAGATGATGGAGGGTGTGCAAGCGGGGTCTGGCCTAGCGCTTCCCAAAGGCTTTGAGGAGATGCACGGCGAGGATAATGGAGATCTTAAGATGGAGTCATGCTGCTCTAAGGTCGAGTATGAGGAGCTAATGAGTGAGCAGCGCAGCTTAACACTAGCTCTTTTGGCAGATCTCTCAGAGCACGATCTGGAGCAGCCAGCACCGTACTTTATGCGCAGCTATGCGTCGTCCGTATTGTCGGTATTTGTAGCAATCGGTAGCCATGAGATGATGCACGCCGGACAGATCGCAGTTATTAGAAGAAAGCTAAATAAGCCGGTGTTGATATAG